Proteins from one Setaria italica strain Yugu1 chromosome V, Setaria_italica_v2.0, whole genome shotgun sequence genomic window:
- the LOC106804360 gene encoding LOW QUALITY PROTEIN: uncharacterized protein LOC106804360 (The sequence of the model RefSeq protein was modified relative to this genomic sequence to represent the inferred CDS: deleted 1 base in 1 codon; substituted 1 base at 1 genomic stop codon), translating into MVRVATFFAMTFGAFLFWQSMDRVHVWIALHQDEKKERMERDLEIKRMQAELMAQAKRVNHDYHFANGFGQFLYHISSAVSSKXYLD; encoded by the exons atggtgcGGGTGGCGACCTTCTTCGCGATGACCTTCGGGGCGTTCCTCTTCTGGCAGTCCATGGACAGGGTCCACGTCTGGATCGCTCTCCACCAGGACGAGAAG AAAGAGAGGATGGAAAGGGACCTGGAGATAAAGAGAATGCAGGCGGAGCTAATGGCCCAAGCTAAA AGAGTGAATCATGATTATCATTTTGCCAATGGCTTCGGGCAGTTCCTTTATCATATTTCCTCTGCTGTATCTTCCAAGTGATATCTTGACTGA
- the LOC101762194 gene encoding magnesium transporter MRS2-F, with protein MRPHATGTGGGVGRRKAGAAAAAASREWMVVPASGPARVEEAGKHAVMARTGLPARDLRVLDPLLSYPSTIMGRERAIVVNLERVKAVITAAEVLLPNSKDPAFTRFVRDLQTRVLASSSDQAADLTDMEGESSAVASPFPVPNSSKGHELEMTKSTSVVPEMTSSSSMPNLAAAAKDGNTKVLPFEFRALEVCLESACRSLEEETSTLEQEAYPALDELTSKISTLNLERVRQIKSRLVAISGRVQKVRDELEHLLDDEMDMAEMYLTEKLTQQEISEASSRVEVDDPSQTEEDRDEDYRSEPDGSNGSFIGYKPHIEELEMLLEAYFVQIDGTLNKLSHLREYVDDTEDYINIMLDDKQNQLLQMGVMLSTATVVITAGVAVVGLFGMNIGISLYTTPTTAEETRAANVKFWETTSGTVAGCVILYIIAMGWGKRSGLLQ; from the exons ATGAGGCCGCACGCGAcggggacgggcggcggcgtggggagacGGAAGGCgggggctgccgctgccgccgcgagCCGGGAGTGGATGGTGGTGCCGGCGTCGGGCCCGGCGCGGGTGGAGGAAGCCGGGAAGCACGCGGTGATGGCGCGGACGGGGCTTCCCGCGCGCGATCTCAGGGTGCTCGACCCGTTGCTCTCGTACCCGTCCACGATCATGGGCCGTGAGCGCGCCATCGTCGTCAACCTGGAGCGCGTCAAGGCCGTGATCACCGCCGCTGAGGTGCTGCTTCCGAACTCCAAGGATCCCGCCTTCACGCGCTTCGTCCGCGACCTCCAGACCCGCGTCCTCGCGTCCTCCTCAGACCAG GCTGCGGATCTCACTGACATGGAGGGTGAATCATCTGCTGTTGCTTCACCATTTCCTGTTCCAAATTCATCCAAAGGACATGAATTGGAGATGACTAAGTCTACTAGCGTGGTGCCTGAAATGACTAGTAGCAGCAGTATGCCTAATTTGGCTGCTGCTGCAAAAGATGGAAATACCAAGGTTTTACCTTTTGAATTCCGAGCGCTTGAGGTCTGCCTTGAGTCAGCCTGCAGATCTTTGGAAGAGGAA ACTTCTACTCTGGAGCAAGAGGCATATCCAGCATTAGATGAGCTGACATCAAAGATCAGCACATTGAACCTCGAGCGAGTTAGGCAAATCAAGAGCCGCCTGGTGGCAATATCCGGTCGTGTCCAGAAG GTGAGGGATGAGCTTGAGCATTTGCTGGATGATGAAATGGATATGGCTGAAATGTACTTGACAGAGAAGCTTACTCAACAAGAAATCAGTGAGGCTTCATCTAGAGTTGAGGTTGATGATCCATCTCAGACAGAGGAGGATAG GGATGAAGATTATCGGAGTGAACCAGATGGAAGCAATGGTAGCTTTATTGGTTATAAGCCTCACATTGAAGAACTGGAGATGCTTCTAGAGGCTTACTTTGTGCAGATTGATGGCACACTTAACAAGCTATCACAT CTGAGGGAGTATGTTGACGACACAGAAGATTATATCAACATAATGTTGGACGACAAGCAGAATCAACTTCTACAGATGGGGGTTATGCTCTCAACTGCAACTGTCGTCATTACTGCTGGAGTGGCTGTTGTTGGACTTTTTGGGATGAATATTGGCATATCGCTTTACACTACTCCAACAACTGCGGAGGAGACAAGGGCGGCAAACGTGAAATTTTGGGAAACTACTTCCGGGACTGTCGCTGGCTGCGTGATTTTGTACATAATAGCCATGGGTTGGGGGAAGAGAAGTGGGTTGCTGCAATGA
- the LOC101761390 gene encoding BTB/POZ and TAZ domain-containing protein 1 encodes MCEAPRLRCDAGAGEAVAAADVDVVTTRGRRRIPAHSSVLATASPVLGCILERRLRKDRESGKKAGRSVVRIRGVTDDAAAAFVRLLYAGRCGDGEEEDMEKHAVQVLVLAHAYQVPWLKRACEGAIGARLTADSVVDVLQLAALCDAPRLHLRCTRLLAKEFAAVERTEAWRFLQENDPWQELQLLQRLHEADMRRRKWRRKRAEQRVYVELSEAMDCLDHICTEGCTEVGPAGRAPAPSPCARYATCRGLQLLIRHFSQCHRKSCARCQRMWQLLRLHSALCDRPDRCNTPLCTRFKQKEQEKAAVKAGDDGDKWGLLVKKVKAARVFSSLANRKQMSSTSQC; translated from the exons ATGTGCGAGGCGCCACGGCTCCGctgcgacgccggcgccggcgaagcgGTCGCCGCCGCTGATGTCGACGTCGTGACCACCAGAGGCCGCAGGAGGATCCCGGCGCATTCCTCTGTCCTG GCCACGGCGTCGCCGGTGCTGGGGTGCATCCTGGAGCGGCGCCTGCGGAAGGACAGGGAGAGCGGCAAGAAGGCCGGGCGGTCCGTCGTCCGGATCCGCGGCGTCAccgacgacgccgcggccgcgttCGTCCGCCTCCTCTACGCCGGCAG GTGCGgtgatggcgaggaggaggacatgGAGAAGCACGCGGTGCAGGTGCTGGTCCTGGCGCACGCGTACCAGGTGCCGTGGCTGAAGCGGGCGTGCGAGGGCGCCATCGGGGCGCGCCTCACCGCGGACTCGGTGGTGGACGTGCTGCAGCTCGCCGCGCTCTGCGACGCGCCGCGGCTGCACCTGCGTTGCACCAGGCTCCTCGCCAAGGAgttcgccgccgtcgagcgcaCCGAGGCCTGGCGATTCCTCCAGGAGAACGACCCATGGCAGGAGCTCCAACTCCTGCAGCGCCTGCACGAGGCCGACATG cggcggcgcaagTGGCGGCGGAAGCGCGCGGAGCAGCGCGTGTACGTGGAGCTGAGCGAGGCGATGGACTGCCTCGACCACATCTGCACGGAGGGGTGCACGGAGGTCgggccggcggggcgggcgccggcgccgtcgccgtgcgcGCGCTACGCCACCTGCCGGGGCCTGCAGCTCCTCATCCGCCACTTCTCCCAGTGCCACCGCAAGAGCTGCGCCCGGTGCCAGCGCATGTGGCAGCTGCTCCGCCTCCACTCCGCGCTCTGCGACCGCCCCGACCGCTGCAACACCCCGCTCTGCAC GAGGTTCAAGCAGAAGGAGCAGGAGAAGGCGGCCGTGAAGGCCGGCGATGATGGCGACAAATGGGGGCTCCTGGTGAAGAAGGTGAAGGCTGCCAGGGTCTTCTCTTCCCTGGCCAACAGGAAGCAGATGAGCTCCACCTCCCAGTGCTGA
- the LOC101760988 gene encoding TBC1 domain family member 13, whose translation MASSPRSPPPAPPPEFEITRQSRVFAALSKKVIDLDELRMLAAQGVPDAAGVRSTVWKLLLGYLPNDRSLWEQELAKKRSQYAAFQDEFLSNPVEIARQGEKEGHYHDNAEHVDNGLLHRSEVTQEEHPLSLGKTSVWNQFFEYSEIMEQIDRDVKRTHPDMHFFCGDSSFAKSNQESLKNILLIFAKLNAGIRYVQGMNEILAPLFFVFRSDPDDKNAKFAEADSFFCFVELLSGFRDNFCQKLDNSAVGIRGTLAKLSQLVAKYDAELQHHLEITTEVNPQFYAFRWITLLLTQEFNFADTIHIWDTLLSDPDGPQETLLRICCAMLILVRKRLLAGDFTSNLKLLQNYPPTNISHLLYVANKLH comes from the exons ATGGCGAGCTCGCCGCGatctccaccgccggcgccgccgccggagttcgAGATAACGCGGCAGTCCCGCGTCTTCGCGGCG CTGTCCAAGAAGGTGATAGATCTCGACGAGCTGAGGATGCTAGCGGCTCAGGGCGTCCCGGACGCTGCCGGAGTCCGTTCGACTGTGTGGAAG CTGCTACTGGGCTATCTGCCCAATGACCGCTCACTGTGGGAGCAGGAGCTGGCAAAGAAGAGATCGCAGTACGCAGCTTTCCAAGATGAGTTCCTTAGCAACCCT GTAGAAATAGCGCGACAAGGGGAAAAAGAAGGCCATTACCACGATAATGCGGAGCATGTTGACAATGGTTTGCTCCACAGGTCAGAGGTAACCCAAGAGGAGCATCCTTTGAGCCTTGGGAAGACCAGTGTTTGGAATCAATTTTTTGAG TACTCAGAGATTATGGAACAGATTGACCGTGATGTAAAGCGGACCCACCCTGACATGCATTTCTTCTGTGGTGATTCATCTTTTGCAAAGTCCAATCAG GAATCTCTGAAAAATATACTGTTAATCTTTGCCAAGCTGAATGCTGGTATAAGATATGTGCAAGGGATGAATGAAATTTTGGCTCCACTCTTCTTTGTATTTCGGAGTGATCCAGATGATAAAAATGCT AAATTTGCAGAAGCAGATTCATTCTTTTGCTTCGTTGAGTTGCTTAGTGGGTTTAGAGACAACTTCTGCCAGAAACTAGACAACAGTGCTGTTGGCATTCGAGGTACACTAGCCAAATTATCACAACTTGTAGCAAAGTATGATGCAGAACTCCAACACCATTTGGAAATAACGACAGAA GTTAATCCCCAGTTCTATGCATTCAGATGGATAACATTGCTGCTGACCCAGGAGTTCAATTTTGCTGATACTATTCACATATGGGACACGCTATTGAGCGATCCTGACGGTCCTCAG GAAACCTTGCTCAGAATATGCTGCGCGATGCTGATCCTTGTCCGGAAGCGGCTCCTGGCCGGCGATTTCACCTCCAATCTCAAGCTCCTGCAGAACTACCCCCCAACGAACATCAGCCACCTTCTTTACGTCGCGAACAAGCTGCACTGA